From a region of the Streptomyces sp. NBC_00193 genome:
- a CDS encoding DUF4173 domain-containing protein yields MSAGNTGASNDETADAGSAGARAAGTGAAAAGAAAAGAAAGSAPAAPAPPAPPGWDPKAWQAHQVRKERAASGAWSIAPLAWAEAARPAAVGPVPAVVLGAVLASGLTASLLLGDGLGPGLLLAVLPALVAAYAAARAAGRTLRPWTALWALGCLALLAVPALRASAWPTVTALFAALLTGALALHGSRRWPGILLGPVGLLDSAVLGVRWVWSGLRSRGEGRRERWLPVAKAVVVAVVLLALFGALFASADAAFADLLSGLTPDVSGMGGPVRFLLFAVGLLVAIAVARAAAAPSRWDRIEVRPGKARSRVEWALPLIVLNLLFAAFNAVQLTVLFGGYRKVLEATGLTYAAYARQGFWQLLWATLLTLAVIALALRWAPRDGAGDRRLVRVVLGTLGVLTLVVVASALRRMDLYVDAYGLTRLRLSVAGVELWLGLVIVLIMVGGLFGARWLPRAVAGSAVAAVLAFGLMSPDGVIAEGNVTRYEQDGKIDLAYFQSLSADAVPALDRLPEPQRSCALRGIARELAAAGRTPWYATSLGERRAREILSERGVSASYEQCKGLGTFGSRVDY; encoded by the coding sequence ATGTCAGCAGGGAACACCGGCGCGTCGAACGACGAGACGGCGGACGCGGGGTCAGCGGGCGCGCGGGCCGCGGGCACAGGGGCCGCAGCCGCGGGGGCCGCAGCCGCGGGGGCCGCCGCAGGGTCAGCACCGGCCGCGCCCGCACCACCCGCGCCGCCCGGCTGGGATCCCAAGGCCTGGCAGGCCCACCAGGTGCGCAAGGAGCGGGCCGCCTCCGGCGCCTGGTCGATCGCCCCGCTCGCCTGGGCCGAGGCCGCGCGCCCGGCCGCCGTGGGACCGGTACCGGCCGTCGTGCTGGGCGCCGTGCTCGCCTCCGGCCTCACCGCCTCCCTGCTGCTCGGCGACGGGCTCGGCCCGGGTCTGCTCCTCGCGGTCCTGCCGGCGCTCGTCGCCGCCTACGCGGCCGCCCGTGCGGCCGGCCGCACGCTGCGTCCGTGGACAGCGCTCTGGGCGCTCGGCTGTCTCGCGCTGCTCGCGGTGCCCGCCCTGCGCGCCTCCGCCTGGCCGACCGTGACGGCCCTGTTCGCGGCCCTCCTGACGGGCGCACTGGCCCTGCACGGCAGCCGCAGATGGCCCGGCATCCTGCTCGGCCCGGTCGGTCTCCTGGACTCGGCCGTCCTCGGGGTGCGCTGGGTCTGGAGCGGCCTGCGCTCGCGCGGCGAAGGGCGCCGGGAGCGCTGGCTGCCGGTGGCGAAGGCCGTCGTGGTGGCCGTGGTCCTGCTGGCGCTGTTCGGCGCCCTGTTCGCCTCCGCCGACGCCGCGTTCGCCGACCTGCTGAGCGGGCTGACCCCCGACGTCAGCGGCATGGGCGGCCCGGTGCGCTTCCTGCTCTTCGCGGTGGGTCTCCTCGTCGCGATCGCCGTCGCCCGCGCCGCCGCCGCTCCCTCCCGCTGGGACCGGATCGAGGTGCGCCCGGGGAAGGCGCGCTCACGGGTGGAGTGGGCCCTTCCGCTCATCGTGCTGAACCTGCTCTTCGCCGCCTTCAACGCCGTCCAGCTCACCGTCCTCTTCGGCGGCTACCGCAAGGTCCTGGAGGCCACCGGCCTCACCTACGCCGCGTACGCGCGCCAGGGCTTCTGGCAGCTGCTCTGGGCCACCCTGCTCACCCTCGCCGTCATCGCGCTCGCCCTGCGCTGGGCCCCGCGCGACGGAGCCGGCGACCGGCGGCTGGTGCGCGTCGTGCTCGGCACGCTCGGCGTGCTCACCCTCGTGGTCGTCGCCTCGGCGCTCCGCCGCATGGACCTGTACGTGGACGCGTACGGGCTGACCAGGCTGCGCCTGTCGGTGGCCGGTGTGGAGCTGTGGCTCGGGCTGGTCATCGTACTGATCATGGTCGGCGGGCTGTTCGGCGCGCGCTGGCTGCCCCGCGCGGTCGCGGGGAGCGCCGTGGCGGCCGTACTGGCCTTCGGGCTGATGTCCCCGGACGGGGTGATCGCGGAGGGCAACGTCACGCGGTACGAACAGGACGGCAAGATCGACCTGGCCTACTTCCAGTCGCTGTCGGCGGACGCGGTACCCGCCCTGGACCGGCTGCCCGAGCCCCAGCGCTCCTGCGCCCTGCGCGGGATCGCCAGGGAGCTGGCGGCGGCGGGCCGGACCCCCTGGTACGCGACGAGCCTGGGGGAGCGCCGGGCCCGGGAGATCCTGAGCGAGCGCGGGGTGAGCGCCTCGTACGAGCAGTGCAAGGGCCTGGGAACCTTCGGCAGCCGGGTCGATTACTAG
- a CDS encoding TetR/AcrR family transcriptional regulator — protein sequence MSRSEVTGVVGSRRPAAAPGRRRGPELERAILDAVLEQLSTDGWNALTMEGVASGAQTGKAALYRRWPSKADLVAEALRTRLPPLGRIPDLGSAREDLYAVCVRMRDVMRSRAGQALRTVLHECDHIHAERFRDLVRAGLYEPAHGLIGELVHRGIARGDVRPDATGPLLVEVIPALMMYRAKVCGSEWADAEIAEMIDGVMVPLLRG from the coding sequence ATGAGCCGGTCGGAGGTAACGGGAGTGGTGGGTTCACGCCGGCCGGCGGCGGCCCCGGGGCGCAGGCGCGGACCCGAACTCGAACGGGCGATTCTCGACGCCGTGTTGGAGCAGCTGAGCACCGACGGCTGGAACGCCCTGACGATGGAGGGCGTCGCCTCGGGAGCGCAGACGGGCAAGGCCGCGCTGTACCGCCGCTGGCCCTCGAAGGCGGACCTGGTGGCCGAGGCGCTGCGGACGCGGCTGCCCCCGCTCGGGCGGATTCCGGACCTGGGGTCGGCGCGCGAGGACCTGTACGCGGTGTGCGTGCGGATGCGGGACGTCATGCGGTCGCGGGCCGGGCAGGCACTGAGGACGGTGCTTCACGAGTGCGATCACATCCATGCGGAACGGTTCCGCGACCTGGTCCGGGCCGGGCTGTACGAACCGGCGCACGGGCTGATCGGCGAGCTGGTGCACCGTGGGATCGCCCGGGGGGACGTCCGGCCGGACGCGACCGGTCCGCTGCTCGTCGAGGTCATCCCGGCGCTGATGATGTATCGCGCGAAGGTGTGCGGGAGCGAATGGGCGGACGCGGAAATCGCCGAGATGATCGACGGGGTGATGGTGCCGCTGCTCAGGGGGTGA
- a CDS encoding ADP-ribosylglycohydrolase family protein — translation MTSDSSPEGRYARAMASLRGLALGDALGSQYFVPVNYPLLKRRELPAGSDPWQWTDDTEMACSVVAVLAGHGRVDQDALAASFARHHDFDRGYGPAVNRMLRLIREGADWRTLAAELFNGQGSWGNGAAMRVAPLGAWYADDPEQATHQAEISAYTTHQHREAVCGAMAVAAAAALAADPAGPPKAADLLDGVIALVPRSAVGAGVRRARDMLDYGDATTVAAVLGCGRRTSAHDTVPFALWSAARGLDDYERAFWTTAQVGGDVDTTCAIVGGVLGARGDSVLPQAWLARTEALPAWLPEAAE, via the coding sequence ATGACCTCTGACTCCTCTCCCGAAGGGCGCTACGCACGCGCCATGGCCAGCCTCCGAGGGCTGGCCCTGGGCGACGCACTGGGTTCCCAGTACTTCGTCCCCGTGAACTACCCGCTGCTCAAGCGGCGCGAGCTGCCCGCCGGCAGCGATCCGTGGCAGTGGACCGACGACACCGAGATGGCCTGCTCGGTGGTGGCCGTGCTCGCCGGGCACGGCCGGGTGGACCAGGACGCGCTGGCCGCCTCCTTTGCTCGGCACCACGACTTCGACCGCGGCTACGGGCCCGCCGTGAACCGGATGCTGCGCCTGATCCGCGAGGGCGCGGACTGGCGCACGCTCGCCGCGGAACTGTTCAACGGGCAGGGCTCCTGGGGCAACGGCGCGGCCATGCGGGTCGCCCCGCTGGGGGCCTGGTACGCCGACGACCCGGAACAGGCCACCCACCAGGCGGAGATCTCCGCCTACACCACCCACCAGCACCGCGAAGCGGTGTGCGGCGCGATGGCCGTGGCCGCCGCGGCCGCGCTGGCGGCCGATCCGGCCGGGCCGCCGAAGGCCGCGGACCTGCTGGACGGGGTGATCGCACTGGTTCCGCGGAGCGCGGTGGGCGCCGGGGTGCGGCGGGCGCGCGACATGCTCGACTACGGCGACGCGACCACCGTCGCCGCCGTACTGGGCTGCGGCCGGCGCACCAGCGCCCACGACACGGTGCCGTTCGCCCTGTGGTCGGCGGCGCGGGGCCTGGACGACTACGAGCGGGCCTTCTGGACCACCGCCCAGGTGGGCGGGGACGTGGACACCACCTGCGCGATCGTCGGCGGAGTGCTGGGCGCACGCGGGGACTCGGTGCTGCCGCAGGCCTGGCTGGCCCGGACCGAGGCGCTGCCGGCCTGGCTGCCGGAGGCGGCGGAGTAG
- a CDS encoding MFS transporter, producing MTTPQLSTLRIPTAARRGGRPGVALTVIAACQLMVVLDATIVNIALPHIQTDLAISTTDLSWVISAYTLAFGGLLLLGGRAGDILGRRRVFLTGILLFTLASLLGGFAEESWQLLAARALQGVGGAIASPTSLALITTTFAEGPARNRAFGVFAAVSAGGGAIGLLAGGMLTEWLDWRWVFFVNVPIGLLIAFLTPLYINESERHPGRFDIAGALTSTGGMTALVYGFIRASQDGWRDGVTIGSFGVAVLLLAAFVLVESRAADPIIPLRMFAARNRTGTYVIMLSLAAAMFGMFFFIVQFVQNVLGFSPIRSGIGFLPITAAIIIAAGLSQRLLPRFGPKPFMVTGSALTGAGLAWLSFIETDSSYLSGVLGPMLLFGFGMGLNFVTLTLTAVSGVAPQEAGAASGLLNASQQVGGSLGLSILVTVFGTAGRDEAARQVPDFQAHADPGQLEAFLQTGRLPDPWGDLVLTRGIATAFIAAVVMAGIALLTALLVIRVRASDLEALNGASAKAGPAA from the coding sequence GTGACAACTCCTCAGCTCTCCACACTCCGGATACCGACCGCGGCCCGCCGAGGGGGGCGCCCGGGAGTGGCGCTCACCGTCATCGCCGCCTGCCAGCTCATGGTCGTCCTCGACGCGACGATCGTGAACATCGCACTCCCGCACATCCAGACCGACCTGGCCATCTCCACCACCGACCTGTCCTGGGTGATCAGCGCCTACACGCTCGCCTTCGGCGGCCTGCTGCTGCTCGGCGGCCGGGCCGGCGACATCCTGGGCCGCCGCCGCGTCTTCCTGACCGGCATCCTGCTCTTCACCCTGGCCTCCTTGCTCGGCGGATTCGCCGAGGAGTCCTGGCAGTTGCTCGCCGCCCGAGCCCTCCAGGGCGTCGGCGGGGCCATCGCCTCGCCGACCTCCCTGGCCCTGATCACCACGACCTTCGCCGAGGGGCCCGCACGCAACCGTGCCTTCGGCGTGTTCGCAGCCGTCTCCGCGGGCGGCGGCGCGATCGGCCTGCTGGCTGGCGGCATGCTCACCGAATGGCTCGACTGGCGCTGGGTCTTCTTCGTCAACGTGCCGATCGGGCTGCTGATCGCCTTCCTGACCCCGCTCTACATCAACGAGTCCGAGCGCCATCCGGGCCGCTTCGACATCGCCGGGGCGCTCACCTCCACCGGCGGCATGACCGCGCTCGTCTACGGGTTCATCCGCGCGTCCCAGGACGGCTGGCGCGACGGCGTGACCATCGGCTCCTTCGGCGTGGCCGTGCTGCTCCTGGCGGCCTTCGTGCTCGTCGAGTCCCGGGCCGCCGATCCGATCATCCCGCTGCGCATGTTCGCCGCGCGCAACCGCACCGGCACCTACGTGATCATGCTCAGCCTCGCCGCCGCGATGTTCGGCATGTTCTTCTTCATCGTCCAGTTCGTGCAGAACGTGCTGGGCTTCTCCCCGATCAGGTCCGGCATCGGCTTCCTGCCCATCACGGCCGCCATCATCATCGCCGCCGGGCTCTCGCAGCGCCTGCTGCCGCGTTTCGGCCCCAAGCCGTTCATGGTCACCGGATCCGCCCTCACCGGCGCCGGTCTGGCCTGGCTGTCCTTCATCGAGACCGACAGCTCCTACCTCTCCGGGGTGCTGGGCCCGATGCTGCTGTTCGGCTTCGGCATGGGCCTCAACTTCGTCACCCTCACCCTCACCGCCGTCTCCGGAGTGGCCCCGCAGGAAGCGGGCGCGGCCTCCGGACTGCTCAACGCGAGCCAGCAGGTCGGCGGCTCGCTCGGACTGTCCATCCTGGTCACCGTCTTCGGCACCGCCGGCCGCGACGAGGCCGCCCGACAGGTCCCGGACTTCCAGGCGCACGCCGACCCGGGACAGCTGGAGGCGTTCCTGCAGACCGGCCGGCTGCCCGACCCCTGGGGGGACCTCGTCCTCACCCGGGGCATCGCCACCGCATTCATCGCCGCCGTGGTGATGGCGGGGATCGCGCTCCTCACCGCACTGCTGGTGATCCGTGTGCGCGCGAGCGACCTGGAGGCCCTGAACGGAGCCTCCGCGAAGGCCGGTCCGGCCGCCTGA
- a CDS encoding histidine phosphatase family protein: MVRPRRIVLVRHGESEGNADDTVYEREPDHALRLTRTGREQAAEAGVRLRELFGDEHVSAYVSPYRRTLQTFRELRLDPTRVRMREEPRLREQDWGNWQEREDVRLQKAYRDAYGHFFYRFAQGESGADVYDRVGAFLESLYRSFEAPDHPENVLLVTHGLTMRLFCMRWFHWSVAEFEALSNPGNGEYRVLLLGSDGRYRMDRPFERWTTPEPYDLDG; encoded by the coding sequence ATGGTTCGACCACGGCGCATCGTCCTTGTCCGACACGGGGAATCGGAGGGCAATGCCGATGACACGGTGTACGAGCGGGAGCCCGACCACGCCCTCCGGCTGACCCGCACCGGGCGCGAGCAGGCGGCGGAGGCCGGCGTGCGCCTGCGCGAGCTGTTCGGGGACGAGCACGTCAGCGCGTACGTCTCCCCGTACCGGCGGACCCTGCAGACCTTCCGCGAGCTGCGCCTGGACCCGACGCGCGTCCGCATGCGCGAGGAGCCGAGGCTGCGCGAGCAGGACTGGGGGAACTGGCAGGAGCGGGAGGACGTACGGCTGCAGAAGGCCTACCGGGACGCGTACGGGCACTTCTTCTACCGCTTCGCGCAGGGGGAGTCGGGCGCGGACGTGTACGACCGGGTGGGGGCCTTCCTGGAGAGCCTCTACCGCAGCTTCGAGGCCCCGGACCATCCGGAGAACGTGCTGCTCGTGACGCACGGCCTGACGATGAGGCTGTTCTGCATGCGCTGGTTCCACTGGTCCGTCGCCGAGTTCGAGGCCCTCTCCAACCCGGGGAACGGCGAGTACCGGGTGCTCCTGCTCGGCTCCGACGGGCGGTACCGGATGGACCGCCCGTTTGAGCGGTGGACCACACCCGAGCCCTACGACCTGGACGGCTAG